The following are encoded in a window of Salmo trutta chromosome 27, fSalTru1.1, whole genome shotgun sequence genomic DNA:
- the LOC115164103 gene encoding interleukin-1 beta has translation MEFESNYSLIKNTSESTAWSSKLPQGLDLEVSHHPITMRHIANLIIAMERFKGGEGVTMGTEFKDKDLLNFLLESAVEEHIVLELESAPPASRREAGFSSTSQYECSVTDSENKCWVLMSEAMELHAMMLQGGSGYHKVHLNLSTYVTPVPIETKARPVALGIKGSNLYLSCSKSGGRPTLHLEEVANKEQLKSISQQSDMVRFLFYRRNTGVDISTLESAGFRNWFISTDMQQDNTKQVDMCQKAAPNRLTTFTIQRHN, from the exons ATGGAATTTGAGTCAAACTACAGTTTAATAAAG AACACCTCTGAAAGTACAGCATGGAGCTCCAAGCTGCCTCAGGGTCTGGATCTGGAGGTatcccatcaccccatcaccatGCGTCACATTGCCAACCTCATCATCGCCATGGAGAGGTTTAAGGGTGGCGAGGGGGTTACCATGGGAACCGAGTTCAAGGACAAGGACCTGCTCAACTTCTTGCTGGAGAGTGCTGTGGAAG AACATATAGTGTTGGAGTTGGAGTCGGCGCCCCCAGCGAGCAGGAGGGAAGCAGGGTTCAGCAGTACATCACAGTATGAGTGTAGCGTTACTGACTCTGAGAACAAGTGCTGGGTCCTGATGAGTGAGGCTATGGAGCTGCACGCCATGATGCTCCAGGGAGGCAGCGGCTACCACAAAG TGCATTTGAACCTGTCTACATACGTCACGCCCGTCCCCATTGAGACTAAAGCCAGACCTGTAGCCCTAGGCATAAAGGGATCCAACCTCTACCTGTCCTGCTCCAAATCGGGAGGCAGGCCCACCCTGCACCTAGAG gaggTTGCAAACAAGGAGCAGCTGAAGTCCATCAGCCAGCAGAGCGACATGGTGCGTTTCCTTTTCTACAGACGGAACACCGGGGTTGACATCAGTACCCTGGAGTCTGCCGGGTTCAGGAACTGGTTCATCAGCACGGACATGCAGCAGGACAACACCAAACAGGTGGACATGTGTCAGAAGGCAGCCCCCAACCGCCTCACCACCTTCACCATCCAGCGCCACAACTAA